Proteins encoded in a region of the Antedon mediterranea chromosome 2, ecAntMedi1.1, whole genome shotgun sequence genome:
- the LOC140040462 gene encoding U6 snRNA-associated Sm-like protein LSm5, whose product MATTLQQQQTNPSHLLPLELVDKCIGSRIHIIMKSDKEIVGTLLGFDDFVNMVLEDVVEFENTAEGRRETKLDQILLNGNNITMLVPGSEGPE is encoded by the exons ATGGCTACCACTCTACAACAACAGCAAACAAATCCATCACATTTGCTCCCTTTGG AGCTTGTAGACAAATGCATAGGTTCAAGAATTCATATTATTATGAAAAGTGATAAAGAGATTGTTGGAACACTGCTTGGCTTTGATGACTTTGTCA ATATGGTACTTGAAGATGTTGTAGAATT TGAGAATACTGCAGAAGGTAGACGTGAAACAAAGTTAGATCAGATTCTGTTAAACGGCAACAACATTACAATG
- the LOC140040461 gene encoding proteasome subunit alpha type-1-like: protein MFRNQYDNDVTVWSPQGRIHQIEYAMEAVKQGSATVGLKSKTHAVVVALKRASSELSAHQKKIIPIDDHVGVSIAGLTSDARLLSKFMRAECMNSRYAYNSALPLSRLISAVGNKSQVNTQRDGRRPFGVGLLVAGYDETGPHIYQTCPSSNHYDCKAMAIGARSQSARTYLEKYLNQFSDSTLEELVKHGLTALRDTLPNESELTTKNCSVAIVGKDQKFTVYEDDDVANFLAGIESKPSRTKKDESSMEAETAPAAEGESTPKPEGEQPMEH from the exons ATG TTTAGAAATCAGTATGATAACGATGTAACAGTATGGAGTCCACAAGGACGCATACACCAGATTGAATATGCAATGGAAGCAGTGAAACAAGGCTCTGCTACAGTTGGTCTCAAATCCAAGACACATGCAGTTGTAGTTGCTTTAAAA aGAGCTTCATCAGAATTATCTGCTCATCAAAAAAAGATTATTCCAATTGATGATCATGTCGGAGTGTCAATCGCAGGGCTTACTTCAGATGCTAGACTTTTAAG CAAATTCATGAGAGCAGAATGTATGAACTCAAGATATGCATATAACTCAGCCTTGCCTCTTTCAAGACTCATCAGTGCTGTTGGCAATA AGTCACAAGTGAATACGCAGCGAGATGGACGTCGACCGTTTGGTGTTGGGTTACTTGTTGCTGGTTATGAT GAAACTGGTCCCCATATTTATCAAACATGTCCATCATCCAACCACTATGACTGCAAAGCAATGGCAATTGGAGCACGTTCTCAATCAGCAAGAACGTATCTAGAAAAGTATCTCAATCAATTTTCAGACA gTACACTTGAAGAGCTTGTAAAGCATGGGCTTACTGCATTGAGAGATACTTTACCAAATGAAAGTGAGCTTACAACAAAG aacTGTTCTGTTGCGATTGTGGGTAAAGATCAGAAGTTTACAGTttatgaagatgatgatgtagCAAACTTT TTGGCCGGAATCGAAAGTAAACCATCTCGAACCAAGAAAGATGAAAGTTCAATGGAAGCTGAGACTGCACCGGCGGCAGAAGGGGAATCTACTCCCAAACCAGAGGGAGAGCAACCAATGGAACACTAA